The following coding sequences lie in one Euhalothece natronophila Z-M001 genomic window:
- the atpD gene encoding F0F1 ATP synthase subunit beta, which yields MLSQLATRQGEIVALRGTVVDVRFQDHLPEIYSQLQAGDKGEVILEVVNHLSAHVLRSIALTSTSGLSRSSPVKDMGKPLQVPVGEPLLGRVFNVFGETIDGKEPITGGEWRSIHQSPPAIVEHSTSSEILETGIKVIDLLAPLERGGKGGLFGGAGVGKTVLITELINNIVKQYQGISLFCGIGERVREAEEMYREMQEAGVLDNTVMIFGQMNEPPGARFRVGLAALTMAEYFQQDTKRDVLLLIDNIFRFIQAGQEVSGLLGRLPSRVGYQPTLGTELADFEERIANTASGAITSVQAVYVPADDFTDPAAVHTFGHLSTSIVLSRKRASEGLYPAVDPLQSSSKILNPSIVSERHYQIAQAVRQTLANYEELKDIISMLGLEELSREDRQVVGRARRLERFLTQPFFTTEHFTGKKGKLATLEETLSGCERILNDELADVPEGALYMLGSIQEVQREGQ from the coding sequence ATGTTATCTCAGCTCGCTACAAGGCAAGGAGAAATTGTTGCCCTGCGAGGCACTGTAGTAGATGTTCGCTTTCAAGATCACCTCCCAGAAATTTACAGTCAGTTGCAAGCGGGTGATAAGGGAGAAGTCATTTTGGAGGTGGTGAATCATCTTAGCGCTCATGTTCTGAGAAGTATTGCGCTAACCTCTACCTCAGGGTTATCTCGGAGTTCTCCTGTTAAGGATATGGGAAAACCGTTACAAGTTCCAGTGGGAGAACCATTACTTGGTCGAGTGTTTAATGTATTTGGAGAAACCATTGATGGAAAAGAGCCAATTACAGGAGGAGAGTGGCGCTCGATCCATCAATCTCCCCCCGCGATCGTAGAACATAGCACTTCCTCAGAAATCCTTGAAACAGGCATCAAAGTGATTGACTTACTTGCTCCCCTTGAACGAGGGGGAAAAGGCGGATTATTTGGTGGGGCCGGTGTTGGCAAAACAGTTTTAATCACGGAATTAATCAATAATATCGTCAAGCAATACCAAGGGATTAGCCTTTTTTGTGGGATTGGGGAACGGGTACGAGAAGCAGAAGAAATGTACCGCGAAATGCAAGAAGCAGGGGTTTTAGACAATACTGTGATGATCTTTGGTCAAATGAATGAACCCCCAGGAGCGCGGTTTCGAGTGGGATTAGCTGCTTTAACGATGGCTGAGTATTTTCAACAAGATACTAAACGGGATGTTCTGTTGCTGATTGATAATATCTTTCGTTTTATCCAAGCGGGACAAGAAGTTTCAGGGTTATTGGGACGACTTCCCTCACGGGTGGGCTATCAACCAACACTAGGAACCGAACTCGCCGATTTTGAAGAACGGATTGCCAATACTGCCAGTGGGGCAATTACTTCTGTGCAAGCGGTATATGTTCCAGCAGATGATTTTACTGATCCCGCCGCCGTACATACCTTTGGACATTTATCCACCTCCATTGTTCTGTCCCGGAAACGAGCGAGTGAGGGGCTGTATCCGGCTGTTGATCCCCTGCAATCGAGTTCTAAAATTTTAAATCCTAGTATTGTCAGTGAACGTCATTATCAAATTGCCCAAGCAGTAAGGCAGACATTAGCCAATTATGAAGAGTTAAAAGATATTATTTCCATGTTGGGCTTAGAAGAATTGTCGCGAGAAGATCGGCAAGTGGTGGGACGCGCCAGACGCTTAGAACGATTTTTAACCCAACCCTTTTTTACAACCGAGCATTTCACAGGGAAGAAAGGAAAACTTGCTACTCTCGAAGAAACTTTAAGCGGCTGTGAGCGCATTCTCAATGATGAATTAGCTGATGTGCCAGAAGGGGCTTTATATATGTTGGGTTCGATTCAAGAAGTTCAACGGGAGGGGCAATGA
- a CDS encoding F0F1 ATP synthase subunit epsilon, producing MMNLKIVLPTKVFLEQEAQKVSAEAENGAFVLLPQHIDFATSLVPGILSFDDSHQQEQLVAVDEGLLVKTAQEVLVSVKRAIGGSDLEELERLVDEEFRRLDEIEEKTRAAIARLEVNFRRHLYSSGK from the coding sequence ATGATGAATCTGAAAATTGTGTTACCCACGAAGGTTTTTCTAGAACAAGAAGCACAAAAAGTCTCGGCAGAAGCGGAAAATGGGGCATTTGTCCTTTTACCGCAACATATTGATTTTGCCACTTCCCTAGTTCCGGGGATTCTCTCTTTTGATGACAGTCATCAGCAAGAACAATTGGTGGCTGTAGATGAAGGACTTTTAGTCAAAACTGCTCAAGAAGTTTTAGTGTCAGTGAAACGAGCTATTGGCGGGAGTGACTTGGAAGAACTGGAACGATTAGTGGATGAGGAATTTCGCCGTCTCGATGAAATTGAAGAAAAAACCCGTGCCGCGATCGCGCGGTTAGAAGTGAATTTTAGAAGACATTTATACAGTTCAGGAAAATAA
- a CDS encoding AtpZ/AtpI family protein: MNTDSHSNPSGKSRKQFQEKIKQKLWQRRRAREQEEKQGIWLGLAMMGIVGWSVALPTLIGVAIGIGLEAMFPQFSPGILLISILVGLVCGCLIAWFWVQRESEEEDE, from the coding sequence ATGAATACAGATTCCCATAGCAACCCTTCTGGAAAATCCCGCAAACAATTTCAGGAAAAAATCAAACAAAAATTATGGCAACGCCGTCGCGCCCGCGAACAAGAGGAAAAACAAGGCATTTGGCTCGGACTAGCAATGATGGGAATTGTCGGTTGGTCGGTAGCACTTCCTACCCTGATTGGCGTTGCCATTGGCATTGGTTTAGAGGCAATGTTTCCCCAATTTTCCCCAGGTATCCTCCTAATTTCCATTTTGGTGGGGTTAGTGTGTGGCTGCCTCATTGCTTGGTTTTGGGTGCAACGAGAAAGTGAAGAAGAAGATGAATAA
- a CDS encoding ATP synthase subunit I codes for MMLTEVIETILAIPFGFVLGSLYFWGLWQTTQQLPVTRAPLRLFLASYFGRLTLAGLGFYGIAQGGWVNVLLSLLGFLIARSLLIRRWEPKPYQEEK; via the coding sequence ATGATGCTAACTGAAGTAATAGAAACAATTCTGGCGATCCCCTTTGGCTTTGTTCTCGGTAGTCTCTACTTTTGGGGTCTTTGGCAAACTACCCAACAACTTCCCGTTACTCGTGCCCCCCTACGATTATTTTTAGCCAGTTATTTTGGTCGTTTAACGCTGGCTGGTTTGGGGTTTTATGGAATCGCCCAAGGGGGTTGGGTGAATGTTCTACTTAGCTTATTGGGATTCTTAATCGCGCGATCGCTGTTGATCCGACGCTGGGAACCCAAGCCTTATCAAGAAGAAAAATGA
- a CDS encoding F0F1 ATP synthase subunit A, which translates to MEISPDNIIFWQQDWLVINATLVYSWLVMLILVIASWLATRDLVVDPNRVSRWQNTLEIIVEQLNTQIREGIRQEPTQFLPFIGTLFLFIGLSNVLTLFPYYESPAGSLSTAAALAICVLVAVPFYGIKNVGIGNYLKTYISPLPLMLPFNIMSEISRTLSLAVRLFGNIMSTSLLVSILVVLIPWIFPAITRAFGMLIGVIQAYVFSILALVYIASGMQAQRKTKHQIAKQQED; encoded by the coding sequence ATGGAGATTAGTCCCGATAACATCATCTTTTGGCAACAAGATTGGCTCGTCATTAATGCCACTTTGGTCTATAGCTGGCTAGTGATGCTGATTTTAGTAATTGCCTCTTGGCTTGCCACCCGAGATTTAGTTGTTGATCCCAATCGGGTTTCCCGGTGGCAAAATACCCTAGAAATTATTGTTGAGCAACTGAATACGCAGATCCGAGAAGGGATTCGTCAAGAACCGACCCAGTTTTTACCCTTTATTGGGACACTCTTCTTATTTATTGGCTTATCCAATGTGTTAACCCTCTTTCCTTACTACGAATCACCTGCAGGATCATTATCCACAGCTGCAGCATTGGCAATTTGTGTTTTAGTGGCAGTCCCTTTTTACGGAATTAAAAATGTTGGGATTGGCAACTATCTCAAAACTTACATCTCACCGCTACCCCTAATGTTGCCCTTCAATATCATGAGCGAGATTTCCCGAACCCTATCCCTTGCTGTGCGCTTGTTCGGTAATATCATGAGTACCAGCTTGCTCGTTAGCATTTTGGTGGTACTGATTCCCTGGATATTTCCCGCTATTACCCGCGCCTTTGGGATGCTGATTGGAGTCATTCAGGCTTATGTCTTCTCGATTCTCGCTTTAGTTTATATTGCTTCGGGGATGCAGGCGCAACGCAAGACTAAACATCAAATTGCAAAACAACAAGAGGATTAA
- a CDS encoding F0F1 ATP synthase subunit C: MNELSLIAIASIISAGVTIGLGAIGPAIGEGLALANALRALAQQPDKANTITRTLFVGMAFVESTAIYCFVISIILIFANPFWNHFLNQAGG; encoded by the coding sequence ATGAACGAGTTAAGTTTAATTGCCATTGCATCAATTATTAGCGCTGGAGTAACCATTGGTTTGGGCGCGATTGGACCCGCTATTGGAGAAGGTTTAGCTTTAGCAAATGCCTTAAGAGCACTGGCGCAACAACCCGATAAAGCAAATACGATTACGCGAACCTTATTTGTGGGAATGGCTTTTGTGGAATCAACGGCAATTTATTGCTTTGTGATTTCCATTATCCTCATTTTCGCGAATCCATTCTGGAATCATTTTCTGAACCAAGCAGGAGGGTAA
- a CDS encoding F0F1 ATP synthase subunit delta, with protein MLFDWFTFFAQIVNFVILVYLLWRFLYRPINQVMDDRQKQLQARWDDAREKQVKAQQEAQKYQDQQAELEAQREELIAQAKAEAEEKRQELRQAAREEIQHRREQWQEALRQEQESFYTRSRIKLQEETLKICRRILRDLANADLEQQAIALFLQRLQEQSNGENSLNLKNGESQQVVVCSGFELSSAQQQQIALAIEQQNLIPSNQVEFSTNPDLIVGIEARFGDQEVRWNVKDYLQHLDRTFSELFATNISD; from the coding sequence GTGTTATTCGATTGGTTTACGTTCTTCGCACAAATTGTTAACTTTGTCATTTTAGTCTATTTGCTCTGGCGGTTCTTGTATCGACCGATTAATCAAGTGATGGATGACCGCCAAAAACAACTGCAAGCCCGTTGGGATGATGCGCGAGAAAAACAGGTAAAAGCCCAGCAAGAAGCCCAGAAGTACCAAGATCAACAAGCCGAACTCGAAGCCCAACGAGAGGAATTGATCGCCCAAGCCAAAGCAGAAGCCGAAGAAAAGCGTCAAGAGTTACGACAAGCCGCCCGAGAAGAAATTCAACATCGGCGTGAACAATGGCAAGAAGCTCTGCGTCAAGAACAAGAGTCATTTTACACGCGATCGCGCATCAAACTCCAAGAAGAAACCCTCAAAATTTGTCGCCGCATCCTGCGAGATTTAGCGAATGCTGATTTAGAACAACAGGCGATCGCGCTATTTCTACAACGATTGCAAGAACAGAGTAATGGTGAAAATAGTCTTAACCTCAAAAATGGAGAAAGTCAGCAGGTAGTTGTTTGCAGTGGCTTCGAGTTATCTTCTGCGCAACAACAACAAATTGCCCTTGCCATTGAACAACAAAACCTCATCCCTAGCAACCAAGTTGAGTTTTCTACTAACCCCGACCTAATTGTTGGCATTGAAGCGCGATTTGGCGATCAGGAAGTGAGATGGAATGTTAAGGACTATCTCCAACATTTAGATCGCACCTTTTCCGAACTCTTTGCAACTAATATTAGTGATTAG
- a CDS encoding alternate F1F0 ATPase, F1 subunit alpha has translation MNEDDSPLTRLVDKTFSQWETLLDQYRFPLQAHEVGIVQSVSSGIATVSGLFGVRLDELIEFPSGLLGIAFNLDAEEIGVILLGDSEQVQAGDKVYRLGRILDVPVGEPLLGRVVDGLGRPIDNKGELKTDERWPTERQSRGIMERDPVEVPLQTGLKVIDALIPVGRGQRELIVGDRQIGKTAIAVDTILNQQNQNVICIYCAIGQRGAAVAKVIDRLRQYKAMDYTVVVVAPGESPPGLKYITPYAATTIGEYFRDQGRDVLIVYDDLTQHAWAYRELSLLLRRPPGREAYPGDIFYIHSRLLERATHLREEFGGGSLTALPIVETQAQNISAYIPTNLISITDGQIYLSPNLFQQGILPAVDVGKSVSRVGGKTQLSAYRRVASDLRLSYSQFQEVEVFARFGTRLDEQTRHTLERGRRVREVLKQKESKSLTPAEQVAILFAVNHGLFDDISLDQIQLAQTQVQNIMNGELSPMRDAIEAGNSLSDEDIETLSKALKQATEQLKQENCHD, from the coding sequence ATGAATGAAGATGATTCTCCCCTAACCCGCCTAGTTGATAAGACTTTCTCCCAATGGGAAACTCTGCTTGATCAATATCGCTTTCCCTTACAGGCTCATGAAGTGGGAATTGTTCAATCGGTTTCTAGTGGCATTGCCACCGTAAGCGGGCTATTTGGTGTTCGCCTTGATGAATTAATTGAATTTCCAAGCGGTTTACTGGGCATTGCCTTTAATCTCGATGCTGAAGAAATTGGCGTGATTCTCCTCGGAGATAGTGAACAGGTGCAAGCGGGAGATAAAGTTTATCGTTTAGGTCGTATTTTAGATGTTCCTGTGGGCGAGCCTTTGTTAGGACGAGTTGTAGATGGCTTAGGTCGTCCCATAGATAATAAAGGAGAGCTTAAAACCGATGAGCGTTGGCCCACAGAACGTCAATCCCGAGGAATTATGGAGCGCGATCCTGTGGAAGTGCCCTTACAAACTGGGCTGAAAGTAATTGATGCCTTGATTCCTGTTGGACGCGGACAACGAGAACTGATTGTCGGAGATCGACAGATCGGGAAGACAGCCATTGCCGTTGATACAATTCTCAACCAGCAAAATCAGAATGTCATTTGTATTTATTGCGCGATCGGGCAACGAGGAGCGGCTGTGGCAAAGGTCATTGATCGCTTACGCCAGTACAAGGCAATGGATTACACCGTTGTGGTAGTTGCTCCTGGGGAATCTCCCCCCGGCTTAAAATATATTACTCCCTATGCTGCGACAACCATTGGCGAATATTTCCGCGATCAGGGTCGAGATGTGCTGATTGTATATGATGACCTCACCCAACACGCTTGGGCTTATCGAGAATTATCACTTCTTTTACGACGACCCCCCGGTCGAGAAGCCTATCCGGGTGATATTTTCTACATTCACTCCCGACTCCTAGAGCGAGCAACTCATCTACGAGAGGAATTCGGTGGCGGCTCTCTCACCGCACTGCCCATTGTGGAAACTCAAGCTCAGAATATTTCCGCTTATATCCCCACCAATTTAATTTCTATCACTGATGGTCAAATTTATCTTTCTCCCAATTTATTTCAACAAGGGATTCTACCAGCAGTTGATGTGGGTAAATCTGTTTCTCGTGTTGGCGGAAAAACTCAACTCTCAGCCTATAGAAGAGTCGCGTCTGATTTACGTCTTTCTTACTCCCAATTCCAAGAAGTAGAAGTCTTTGCCCGATTTGGCACTCGGTTAGACGAACAAACTCGTCATACTCTTGAACGCGGTCGTCGCGTGCGAGAAGTGCTCAAGCAGAAAGAATCAAAATCTTTGACTCCAGCCGAACAAGTTGCCATTCTTTTTGCAGTGAATCATGGGTTATTTGATGACATTTCCTTGGATCAAATTCAACTTGCTCAAACACAGGTACAAAACATTATGAACGGCGAATTATCTCCAATGCGCGATGCTATTGAGGCTGGCAACTCCTTGAGTGACGAGGATATCGAAACCCTGTCTAAAGCATTGAAGCAAGCAACAGAGCAATTGAAGCAGGAGAATTGCCATGACTAA
- a CDS encoding F0F1 ATP synthase subunit gamma, translating to MTNAQSLQATIHHVEDLQAVVKTMKALAAVSIRQYERAVEVLGEYSRSIETGFQILLQQRSSEGELLIPSGVQSRPLSFQRVAIIIFGSDRGLCGQFNERITSFALSKLQALALDHEPLIAIAGERLLPSLESANHQIYQQFAVPIAVDGIVDLTTEILLAIEQWQVHEGIDRVILFYNEPSTSATDQPRQFQLLPLDSDWLSSLSQRSWQTNQIPLLTMKDEEFLSALMREYLFLYLFRAAAASLASENASRLSSMQSAEKNIQDRISDLTSEYRRQRQSAITSELLDVVSGFEALSDP from the coding sequence ATGACTAATGCTCAGTCACTACAAGCCACAATTCACCATGTGGAAGATTTGCAAGCAGTGGTGAAAACAATGAAAGCTCTAGCAGCAGTAAGTATCCGCCAATATGAACGGGCTGTAGAGGTTTTAGGTGAATATAGCCGCAGTATCGAAACTGGATTCCAAATTCTTCTCCAACAACGATCCTCTGAAGGAGAATTGCTGATTCCCTCAGGTGTCCAATCTCGTCCTTTATCCTTTCAACGAGTAGCTATCATTATTTTTGGCTCTGATCGCGGTTTATGTGGACAATTTAATGAACGGATTACTTCCTTTGCCTTATCGAAATTGCAAGCATTGGCATTAGACCATGAACCCTTAATCGCGATCGCGGGAGAACGCTTACTTCCCTCTTTAGAAAGCGCAAATCATCAAATTTATCAACAATTTGCCGTTCCAATTGCCGTTGATGGCATTGTTGACCTTACTACAGAAATTTTATTAGCCATTGAACAATGGCAAGTCCATGAAGGGATTGATCGTGTGATTCTTTTTTATAATGAACCTAGCACCAGCGCCACTGATCAGCCCCGTCAATTTCAACTTCTTCCACTTGATTCAGACTGGTTAAGCTCTTTAAGTCAACGCAGTTGGCAAACTAATCAAATTCCTCTCTTAACCATGAAGGATGAGGAATTTCTATCCGCTTTAATGCGGGAGTATCTTTTCCTCTACCTATTTCGTGCTGCCGCTGCTTCCCTTGCTAGTGAAAATGCTAGTCGCTTATCCTCAATGCAGTCAGCAGAGAAGAATATCCAAGATCGAATTAGTGATCTCACTTCTGAATACCGTCGCCAACGTCAAAGTGCAATTACATCTGAATTACTCGATGTGGTTTCAGGATTTGAAGCATTGAGTGATCCTTAA
- a CDS encoding pentapeptide repeat-containing protein, with the protein MLLRTATTATVLTLLMSATPALSENLSHLNQLLSSRECEDCNLVNAGLVRANLAGAQLQGANLANANLSRANLSGADLTGANLTGASLNGADLTGANLTGVTLQQTDLRNSYLTNAQLEGTSLENAYIQRAVGIPTSASSADQLYRLAVAEAQQRNYEIAVEYSTQAIEADSDYAPAYLGRGVARYELGDESAAREDAEVAAELFAAQDNAEGVQASQQFMKAMEIARQRPEDNGGGSSFGDILTGIGSLLMRFLF; encoded by the coding sequence ATGTTACTGCGTACTGCTACTACTGCCACAGTTTTAACTCTGTTGATGTCGGCTACTCCAGCATTAAGTGAGAATTTAAGTCATCTCAATCAGTTGTTATCGAGTCGAGAATGCGAAGATTGTAATCTGGTTAATGCGGGGTTAGTGAGAGCCAACTTAGCAGGAGCGCAATTACAAGGGGCAAATTTAGCCAATGCTAACCTGAGTCGTGCTAACCTCTCTGGGGCAGATTTAACGGGGGCTAATTTAACTGGGGCTTCCCTAAATGGGGCAGATTTAACTGGGGCAAACTTAACAGGCGTTACGTTACAGCAAACTGATTTAAGAAATTCTTATTTAACCAATGCACAATTAGAAGGCACCAGTTTAGAAAATGCCTATATTCAAAGAGCAGTAGGAATTCCCACTTCCGCGAGTTCTGCGGATCAGCTTTATCGCCTTGCTGTTGCTGAAGCCCAACAAAGAAACTATGAAATCGCTGTTGAATATTCTACTCAAGCCATTGAAGCTGACAGTGACTATGCACCAGCTTATTTAGGAAGAGGCGTTGCGCGTTATGAATTGGGGGATGAAAGCGCCGCCAGAGAAGATGCAGAAGTAGCGGCAGAACTTTTTGCGGCTCAAGATAATGCAGAAGGGGTGCAGGCTTCCCAACAGTTTATGAAAGCTATGGAAATTGCACGACAGCGACCAGAAGACAATGGAGGGGGGTCTAGTTTTGGTGATATTTTGACAGGAATTGGCTCTCTCTTAATGCGTTTTTTATTTTAG
- the dtd gene encoding D-aminoacyl-tRNA deacylase, translating into MRIVVQRVKSSQVIVDGNVVGKIGRGLNLLVGITDTDTETELDWMVRKCLDLRLFSGKNSNNWDYSVQEIQGEILVVSQFTLYGDCRKGRRPSFSQAASPETAKSLYEKFVEKLEASGLKIATGQFGANMQVSLENDGPVTLLLEREAEN; encoded by the coding sequence ATGCGTATTGTTGTACAAAGAGTTAAATCCTCACAAGTGATTGTTGATGGTAACGTAGTTGGAAAAATTGGGCGGGGCTTAAACTTACTGGTAGGAATTACTGATACTGATACGGAAACAGAACTTGATTGGATGGTGCGAAAATGTCTCGATTTAAGATTATTTTCAGGCAAAAATAGCAATAACTGGGATTATTCTGTTCAAGAAATACAGGGAGAAATCCTTGTTGTTAGCCAGTTTACCCTTTATGGCGATTGTCGCAAAGGTCGTCGCCCCTCTTTTAGTCAAGCCGCGTCTCCTGAAACCGCAAAATCCCTTTATGAAAAGTTTGTGGAAAAACTAGAAGCCAGTGGCTTAAAAATTGCAACAGGACAGTTTGGTGCTAATATGCAAGTAAGTTTAGAAAATGATGGGCCAGTAACGTTGTTATTGGAACGGGAAGCTGAAAATTAG
- a CDS encoding PIN domain-containing protein produces MDRYLIIDTCVWIKLAGEPKFYTLLETLSENIEKTDSYLILPESVKIEFERHRDKIKANWTKKCKSWIGQLKDIKRHFPDHSDSLLDVHNNLQNDLKKLDTNIEQNLKIIDSLFQRALIDQNCSDEFFSEAGRRVFNRIPPAINSKSSSVGDCLLWLCVIRKLKEGEVWFCTDNKNDFSDPKYDFFPHAKLDQEAFKANKGNQFNYFIDPTNFIDKIGITKKKLPKYYDYVEDKFWIEKPILCPKCKHKSAFPRLYPTGYMYVCVQCKEPASTFIPSDDPFL; encoded by the coding sequence ATGGATAGGTATCTAATCATTGATACTTGCGTTTGGATTAAACTCGCTGGAGAACCGAAATTTTACACTTTGCTGGAAACGCTGAGTGAAAATATAGAAAAAACTGATTCTTATCTTATACTACCTGAATCAGTTAAAATTGAATTTGAGCGGCATCGTGATAAAATAAAAGCAAATTGGACAAAAAAATGTAAAAGTTGGATTGGTCAACTTAAAGATATTAAAAGACATTTTCCTGATCATTCAGATTCTTTATTAGATGTTCATAATAATCTACAAAATGATTTAAAAAAATTGGATACAAATATAGAGCAAAATTTAAAGATTATTGATAGTCTCTTTCAAAGAGCATTGATTGATCAAAATTGCTCTGATGAATTTTTTTCTGAAGCAGGGAGAAGAGTTTTTAATCGCATCCCTCCTGCCATTAACTCTAAAAGTAGTAGTGTAGGTGATTGCTTGCTTTGGTTATGTGTAATTCGGAAACTTAAAGAAGGTGAGGTTTGGTTTTGTACCGATAATAAAAATGATTTTTCTGATCCAAAATACGACTTTTTTCCTCATGCAAAACTAGATCAAGAAGCATTTAAAGCGAATAAAGGAAATCAGTTTAATTATTTTATCGATCCAACTAACTTTATTGATAAAATAGGTATTACCAAGAAAAAATTACCAAAATACTATGATTATGTTGAAGATAAATTTTGGATAGAAAAACCAATACTATGTCCTAAGTGTAAACATAAAAGTGCATTCCCAAGATTATATCCTACAGGTTATATGTATGTTTGTGTTCAGTGTAAAGAACCTGCTTCAACATTTATCCCTTCCGATGATCCATTCCTTTGA
- a CDS encoding nucleotidyltransferase family protein — translation MHLIEQLEEKRDDILKIASQHGAFNVRVFGSVVRKEETEASDIDFLIDYDSTKTSPWFPGGLLMDLQDLLGCKVDIVTEQGLSPFIRERVLNEAKPL, via the coding sequence ATGCACTTGATCGAACAATTAGAAGAAAAACGAGACGACATCCTAAAAATCGCTTCTCAACATGGCGCATTTAACGTTCGGGTGTTTGGTTCAGTCGTCCGTAAAGAAGAGACAGAAGCCAGCGACATTGACTTTTTAATTGACTATGATTCCACAAAAACAAGTCCTTGGTTTCCGGGGGGATTACTCATGGATTTACAGGACTTATTAGGATGTAAAGTTGATATTGTCACTGAACAGGGGTTAAGTCCTTTCATTCGGGAACGGGTTTTAAATGAGGCAAAACCTTTATGA
- a CDS encoding HepT-like ribonuclease domain-containing protein, with product MSSERDSIYLAHILECIEHIQNYTENNKERFMNSSLVQDAVLRRLQTMAESTQKLSNELKAEAPEVDWRALSGFRNILVHDYLNGIDLEQVWNAVTLYLPSLELAIKRLAANLSQDNN from the coding sequence ATGAGTTCAGAACGTGATTCTATTTATCTGGCGCATATTTTAGAGTGTATTGAACACATCCAAAACTACACTGAAAATAATAAGGAAAGGTTCATGAATAGTTCTCTAGTACAAGATGCTGTATTACGCCGATTACAAACAATGGCAGAATCAACACAAAAGTTATCTAATGAGTTAAAAGCAGAAGCCCCAGAAGTGGACTGGCGTGCTTTATCAGGGTTTAGAAATATCTTAGTTCATGATTATTTAAATGGAATTGATTTAGAACAAGTTTGGAACGCAGTTACTCTTTATTTACCTAGTTTAGAGTTAGCGATAAAACGGCTTGCAGCAAATTTGTCTCAAGATAATAATTGA
- a CDS encoding DUF4351 domain-containing protein — MSTFFLEFLELFFPQVLDYLEPESVTFRDKEVFTDVTMGERYETDLLAEVQFRGEDSYFLIHLENQASSQSNFNKRMFRYFARLHEKFDLPIYPIVIFSYDQPQKQAINSYQVEFPDLQVLQFNYRVIQLNRLNWRDFLNQANPVACALMAKMKIAPTERPRVKLECLRLLATLRLDPARMQLISGFVDTYLRLTASELEVFNQEFEQIQSTVVKEGIMEITTSWKEQGKQEGKQELMLNLLNRRLGELSSQTQAKIMSLNSSQLEELGVAMFNLENEDDLNSWLANSPTNS, encoded by the coding sequence ATTTCCACCTTTTTTCTCGAATTCCTAGAACTCTTCTTTCCGCAAGTTTTGGACTACCTCGAACCTGAATCAGTAACCTTTCGGGATAAAGAAGTCTTTACTGATGTCACAATGGGAGAACGCTATGAAACCGATCTATTAGCAGAAGTTCAATTTCGAGGAGAAGACTCTTACTTTCTGATTCATCTGGAAAATCAAGCCTCATCCCAAAGTAACTTTAACAAGAGAATGTTCCGTTACTTTGCGCGGTTGCATGAAAAATTTGATTTACCCATTTACCCAATTGTCATTTTCTCTTATGACCAACCACAGAAACAAGCCATTAATTCTTACCAAGTTGAATTTCCTGATCTCCAAGTCTTACAATTTAATTATCGGGTGATTCAGCTTAACCGCTTAAACTGGCGAGATTTTCTTAATCAAGCTAATCCAGTGGCTTGTGCGTTAATGGCAAAAATGAAGATTGCCCCCACCGAACGTCCACGAGTGAAATTAGAATGTCTGCGCTTATTAGCGACTTTACGTTTAGATCCAGCGCGAATGCAACTAATTTCTGGGTTTGTGGATACTTATCTGCGTTTAACCGCAAGCGAGTTAGAAGTATTTAATCAAGAATTTGAACAAATTCAATCAACAGTAGTTAAGGAGGGAATTATGGAAATTACAACCAGTTGGAAAGAACAAGGGAAACAGGAAGGGAAACAGGAATTAATGCTAAATTTACTTAATCGTCGTTTAGGAGAGTTGTCATCCCAAACCCAAGCCAAGATAATGAGTTTAAACAGTTCTCAGTTAGAGGAATTAGGTGTTGCTATGTTTAATTTAGAAAATGAGGATGATCTAAACTCTTGGTTAGCTAATTCTCCTACGAATAGTTGA